A portion of the Symphalangus syndactylus isolate Jambi chromosome 13, NHGRI_mSymSyn1-v2.1_pri, whole genome shotgun sequence genome contains these proteins:
- the CCDC159 gene encoding coiled-coil domain-containing protein 159 isoform X2, whose translation MNSDPLLAGLPQDPDYSVSCLYSPPSPSSVCLPANMKCDKYWGPSSDKALECTPHWSRTPEPETLGHPASGDTVRTADSRPGWGSGPPPHEAAPSPSPDLQKECCNDQDVLKRHHNVAKKPLETSSSKVKAKTIVMIPDSQKLLRCELESLKSQLQAQTKAFEFLNHSVTMLEKESCLQQIKIQQLEEVLSPTGRQGEKEGHKWGMEQGRQELYGALAQGLQGLEKTLRDSEEVQRARTTRCLQLLAQEIQDSKKFLWEELELVREEVTFIYQKLQAQEDEISENLVNIQKMQKTQVKCRKILTKMKQQGHETTAWPETEEILQGASGCWKDDLQKELSDIWSAVHVLQNSIDGLTMCSGACLRASNLRGHKGHWCLSPPLPFWDSDSDSDQDLSQPPFSKSCRSFPPGADPPQSPLHPFPS comes from the exons ATGAACAG CGACCCTCTTTTGGCCGGCCTACCCCAGGACCCTGACTACTCTGTGTCCTGCCTCTACTCACCTCCCTCACCCTCCAGCGTGTGTTTGCCTGCTAACATGAAGTGTGACAAGTACTGGG GCCCTTCCTCAGACAAGGCTCTGGAGTGTACACCTCACTGGTCCAGGACCCCAGAGCCAGAGACCTTGGGACACCCTGCTTCTGGGGACACAGTGAGGACTGCAGACAGCAGGCCAGGGTGGGGCTCGGGGCCTCCACCACATGAGGCTGCCCCCTCCCCCAGTCCAGACCTGCAGAAGGAGTGCTGTAATGACCAGGACGTTTTGAAGAGGCATCACAACGTAGCTAAG AAGCCCTTGGAGACCAGCTCTTCCAAAGTCAAAG CCAAGACCATTGTGATGATTCCCGACTCCCAGAAGCTCCTGCGATGTGAACTTGAGTCGCTCAAGAGCCAGTTACAGGCCCAGACCAAG GCTTTCGAGTTCCTGAACCACTCAGTGACCATGTTGGAGAAGGAGAGCTGCTTGCAGCAAATCAAGATTCAGCAGCTTGAAG AGGTGCTGAGCCCCACAGGTCgccagggagagaaggaggggcaCAAGTGGGGCATGGAGCAGGGCCGGCAGGAGCTGTATGGGGCCCTGGCCCAAGGCCTTCAGGGGCTGGAGAAGACCCTGCGTGACAGTGAGGAGGTGCAGCGGGCCCGCACCACTCGCtgcctgcagctgctggcccaggagaTCCAGGACAG CAAGAAGTTCCTGTGGGAGGAGCTGGAACTGGTGCGGGAGGAGGTGACCTTCATCTATCAGAAGCTGC AGGCACAGGAGGATGAGATCTCAGAGAACCTGGTGAACattcagaaaatgcagaaaacGCAGGTGAAATGCCGCAAA atcCTGACCAAGATGAAGCAGCAGGGTCATGAGACAACTGCCTGGCCAGAGACTGAAGAGATACTGCAGGGAGCCAGTGGCTGCTGGAAGGATGACCTCCAGAAGGAACTGAGTGATATATG GTCTGCTGTGCACGTGCTGCAGAACTCCATAGACGGCCTCACCATGTGCTCGGGGGCCTGTCTCAGGGCCTCGAACCTGAGAG GCCACAAGGGGCACTGGTGCCTGAGCCCTCCACTCCCCTTCTGGGACTCTGACTCCGACTCTGACCAGGACCTCTCCCAGCCACCTTTCAGCAAGAGCTGCCGCTCCTTCCCACCTGGTGCAGATCCTCCCCAGTCCCCCCTCCACCCATTTCCCTCCTGA
- the CCDC159 gene encoding coiled-coil domain-containing protein 159 isoform X10: MCDPLLAGLPQDPDYSVSCLYSPPSPSSVCLPANMKCDKYWGPSSDKALECTPHWSRTPEPETLGHPASGDTVRTADSRPGWGSGPPPHEAAPSPSPDLQKECCNDQDVLKRHHNVAKKPLETSSSKVKAKTIVMIPDSQKLLRCELESLKSQLQAQTKAFEFLNHSVTMLEKESCLQQIKIQQLEEAQEDEISENLVNIQKMQKTQVKCRKILTKMKQQGHETTAWPETEEILQGASGCWKDDLQKELSDIWSAVHVLQNSIDGLTMCSGACLRASNLRGHKGHWCLSPPLPFWDSDSDSDQDLSQPPFSKSCRSFPPA, translated from the exons ATGTG CGACCCTCTTTTGGCCGGCCTACCCCAGGACCCTGACTACTCTGTGTCCTGCCTCTACTCACCTCCCTCACCCTCCAGCGTGTGTTTGCCTGCTAACATGAAGTGTGACAAGTACTGGG GCCCTTCCTCAGACAAGGCTCTGGAGTGTACACCTCACTGGTCCAGGACCCCAGAGCCAGAGACCTTGGGACACCCTGCTTCTGGGGACACAGTGAGGACTGCAGACAGCAGGCCAGGGTGGGGCTCGGGGCCTCCACCACATGAGGCTGCCCCCTCCCCCAGTCCAGACCTGCAGAAGGAGTGCTGTAATGACCAGGACGTTTTGAAGAGGCATCACAACGTAGCTAAG AAGCCCTTGGAGACCAGCTCTTCCAAAGTCAAAG CCAAGACCATTGTGATGATTCCCGACTCCCAGAAGCTCCTGCGATGTGAACTTGAGTCGCTCAAGAGCCAGTTACAGGCCCAGACCAAG GCTTTCGAGTTCCTGAACCACTCAGTGACCATGTTGGAGAAGGAGAGCTGCTTGCAGCAAATCAAGATTCAGCAGCTTGAAG AGGCACAGGAGGATGAGATCTCAGAGAACCTGGTGAACattcagaaaatgcagaaaacGCAGGTGAAATGCCGCAAA atcCTGACCAAGATGAAGCAGCAGGGTCATGAGACAACTGCCTGGCCAGAGACTGAAGAGATACTGCAGGGAGCCAGTGGCTGCTGGAAGGATGACCTCCAGAAGGAACTGAGTGATATATG GTCTGCTGTGCACGTGCTGCAGAACTCCATAGACGGCCTCACCATGTGCTCGGGGGCCTGTCTCAGGGCCTCGAACCTGAGAG GCCACAAGGGGCACTGGTGCCTGAGCCCTCCACTCCCCTTCTGGGACTCTGACTCCGACTCTGACCAGGACCTCTCCCAGCCACCTTTCAGCAAGAGCTGCCGCTCCTTCCCACCTG CTTGA
- the CCDC159 gene encoding coiled-coil domain-containing protein 159 isoform X3, producing MCDPLLAGLPQDPDYSVSCLYSPPSPSSVCLPANMKCDKYWGPSSDKALECTPHWSRTPEPETLGHPASGDTVRTADSRPGWGSGPPPHEAAPSPSPDLQKECCNDQDVLKRHHNVAKKPLETSSSKVKAKTIVMIPDSQKLLRCELESLKSQLQAQTKAFEFLNHSVTMLEKESCLQQIKIQQLEEVLSPTGRQGEKEGHKWGMEQGRQELYGALAQGLQGLEKTLRDSEEVQRARTTRCLQLLAQEIQDSKKFLWEELELVREEVTFIYQKLQAQEDEISENLVNIQKMQKTQVKCRKILTKMKQQGHETTAWPETEEILQGASGCWKDDLQKELSDIWSAVHVLQNSIDGLTMCSGACLRASNLRGHKGHWCLSPPLPFWDSDSDSDQDLSQPPFSKSCRSFPPGADPPQSPLHPFPS from the exons ATGTG CGACCCTCTTTTGGCCGGCCTACCCCAGGACCCTGACTACTCTGTGTCCTGCCTCTACTCACCTCCCTCACCCTCCAGCGTGTGTTTGCCTGCTAACATGAAGTGTGACAAGTACTGGG GCCCTTCCTCAGACAAGGCTCTGGAGTGTACACCTCACTGGTCCAGGACCCCAGAGCCAGAGACCTTGGGACACCCTGCTTCTGGGGACACAGTGAGGACTGCAGACAGCAGGCCAGGGTGGGGCTCGGGGCCTCCACCACATGAGGCTGCCCCCTCCCCCAGTCCAGACCTGCAGAAGGAGTGCTGTAATGACCAGGACGTTTTGAAGAGGCATCACAACGTAGCTAAG AAGCCCTTGGAGACCAGCTCTTCCAAAGTCAAAG CCAAGACCATTGTGATGATTCCCGACTCCCAGAAGCTCCTGCGATGTGAACTTGAGTCGCTCAAGAGCCAGTTACAGGCCCAGACCAAG GCTTTCGAGTTCCTGAACCACTCAGTGACCATGTTGGAGAAGGAGAGCTGCTTGCAGCAAATCAAGATTCAGCAGCTTGAAG AGGTGCTGAGCCCCACAGGTCgccagggagagaaggaggggcaCAAGTGGGGCATGGAGCAGGGCCGGCAGGAGCTGTATGGGGCCCTGGCCCAAGGCCTTCAGGGGCTGGAGAAGACCCTGCGTGACAGTGAGGAGGTGCAGCGGGCCCGCACCACTCGCtgcctgcagctgctggcccaggagaTCCAGGACAG CAAGAAGTTCCTGTGGGAGGAGCTGGAACTGGTGCGGGAGGAGGTGACCTTCATCTATCAGAAGCTGC AGGCACAGGAGGATGAGATCTCAGAGAACCTGGTGAACattcagaaaatgcagaaaacGCAGGTGAAATGCCGCAAA atcCTGACCAAGATGAAGCAGCAGGGTCATGAGACAACTGCCTGGCCAGAGACTGAAGAGATACTGCAGGGAGCCAGTGGCTGCTGGAAGGATGACCTCCAGAAGGAACTGAGTGATATATG GTCTGCTGTGCACGTGCTGCAGAACTCCATAGACGGCCTCACCATGTGCTCGGGGGCCTGTCTCAGGGCCTCGAACCTGAGAG GCCACAAGGGGCACTGGTGCCTGAGCCCTCCACTCCCCTTCTGGGACTCTGACTCCGACTCTGACCAGGACCTCTCCCAGCCACCTTTCAGCAAGAGCTGCCGCTCCTTCCCACCTGGTGCAGATCCTCCCCAGTCCCCCCTCCACCCATTTCCCTCCTGA
- the CCDC159 gene encoding coiled-coil domain-containing protein 159 isoform X6, producing the protein MKCDKYWGPSSDKALECTPHWSRTPEPETLGHPASGDTVRTADSRPGWGSGPPPHEAAPSPSPDLQKECCNDQDVLKRHHNVAKKPLETSSSKVKAKTIVMIPDSQKLLRCELESLKSQLQAQTKAFEFLNHSVTMLEKESCLQQIKIQQLEEVLSPTGRQGEKEGHKWGMEQGRQELYGALAQGLQGLEKTLRDSEEVQRARTTRCLQLLAQEIQDSKKFLWEELELVREEVTFIYQKLQAQEDEISENLVNIQKMQKTQVKCRKILTKMKQQGHETTAWPETEEILQGASGCWKDDLQKELSDIWSAVHVLQNSIDGLTMCSGACLRASNLRGHKGHWCLSPPLPFWDSDSDSDQDLSQPPFSKSCRSFPPGADPPQSPLHPFPS; encoded by the exons ATGAAGTGTGACAAGTACTGGG GCCCTTCCTCAGACAAGGCTCTGGAGTGTACACCTCACTGGTCCAGGACCCCAGAGCCAGAGACCTTGGGACACCCTGCTTCTGGGGACACAGTGAGGACTGCAGACAGCAGGCCAGGGTGGGGCTCGGGGCCTCCACCACATGAGGCTGCCCCCTCCCCCAGTCCAGACCTGCAGAAGGAGTGCTGTAATGACCAGGACGTTTTGAAGAGGCATCACAACGTAGCTAAG AAGCCCTTGGAGACCAGCTCTTCCAAAGTCAAAG CCAAGACCATTGTGATGATTCCCGACTCCCAGAAGCTCCTGCGATGTGAACTTGAGTCGCTCAAGAGCCAGTTACAGGCCCAGACCAAG GCTTTCGAGTTCCTGAACCACTCAGTGACCATGTTGGAGAAGGAGAGCTGCTTGCAGCAAATCAAGATTCAGCAGCTTGAAG AGGTGCTGAGCCCCACAGGTCgccagggagagaaggaggggcaCAAGTGGGGCATGGAGCAGGGCCGGCAGGAGCTGTATGGGGCCCTGGCCCAAGGCCTTCAGGGGCTGGAGAAGACCCTGCGTGACAGTGAGGAGGTGCAGCGGGCCCGCACCACTCGCtgcctgcagctgctggcccaggagaTCCAGGACAG CAAGAAGTTCCTGTGGGAGGAGCTGGAACTGGTGCGGGAGGAGGTGACCTTCATCTATCAGAAGCTGC AGGCACAGGAGGATGAGATCTCAGAGAACCTGGTGAACattcagaaaatgcagaaaacGCAGGTGAAATGCCGCAAA atcCTGACCAAGATGAAGCAGCAGGGTCATGAGACAACTGCCTGGCCAGAGACTGAAGAGATACTGCAGGGAGCCAGTGGCTGCTGGAAGGATGACCTCCAGAAGGAACTGAGTGATATATG GTCTGCTGTGCACGTGCTGCAGAACTCCATAGACGGCCTCACCATGTGCTCGGGGGCCTGTCTCAGGGCCTCGAACCTGAGAG GCCACAAGGGGCACTGGTGCCTGAGCCCTCCACTCCCCTTCTGGGACTCTGACTCCGACTCTGACCAGGACCTCTCCCAGCCACCTTTCAGCAAGAGCTGCCGCTCCTTCCCACCTGGTGCAGATCCTCCCCAGTCCCCCCTCCACCCATTTCCCTCCTGA
- the CCDC159 gene encoding coiled-coil domain-containing protein 159 isoform X15 yields MIPDSQKLLRCELESLKSQLQAQTKAFEFLNHSVTMLEKESCLQQIKIQQLEEVLSPTGRQGEKEGHKWGMEQGRQELYGALAQGLQGLEKTLRDSEEVQRARTTRCLQLLAQEIQDSKKFLWEELELVREEVTFIYQKLQAQEDEISENLVNIQKMQKTQVKCRKILTKMKQQGHETTAWPETEEILQGASGCWKDDLQKELSDIWSAVHVLQNSIDGLTMCSGACLRASNLRGHKGHWCLSPPLPFWDSDSDSDQDLSQPPFSKSCRSFPPGADPPQSPLHPFPS; encoded by the exons ATGATTCCCGACTCCCAGAAGCTCCTGCGATGTGAACTTGAGTCGCTCAAGAGCCAGTTACAGGCCCAGACCAAG GCTTTCGAGTTCCTGAACCACTCAGTGACCATGTTGGAGAAGGAGAGCTGCTTGCAGCAAATCAAGATTCAGCAGCTTGAAG AGGTGCTGAGCCCCACAGGTCgccagggagagaaggaggggcaCAAGTGGGGCATGGAGCAGGGCCGGCAGGAGCTGTATGGGGCCCTGGCCCAAGGCCTTCAGGGGCTGGAGAAGACCCTGCGTGACAGTGAGGAGGTGCAGCGGGCCCGCACCACTCGCtgcctgcagctgctggcccaggagaTCCAGGACAG CAAGAAGTTCCTGTGGGAGGAGCTGGAACTGGTGCGGGAGGAGGTGACCTTCATCTATCAGAAGCTGC AGGCACAGGAGGATGAGATCTCAGAGAACCTGGTGAACattcagaaaatgcagaaaacGCAGGTGAAATGCCGCAAA atcCTGACCAAGATGAAGCAGCAGGGTCATGAGACAACTGCCTGGCCAGAGACTGAAGAGATACTGCAGGGAGCCAGTGGCTGCTGGAAGGATGACCTCCAGAAGGAACTGAGTGATATATG GTCTGCTGTGCACGTGCTGCAGAACTCCATAGACGGCCTCACCATGTGCTCGGGGGCCTGTCTCAGGGCCTCGAACCTGAGAG GCCACAAGGGGCACTGGTGCCTGAGCCCTCCACTCCCCTTCTGGGACTCTGACTCCGACTCTGACCAGGACCTCTCCCAGCCACCTTTCAGCAAGAGCTGCCGCTCCTTCCCACCTGGTGCAGATCCTCCCCAGTCCCCCCTCCACCCATTTCCCTCCTGA